The proteins below are encoded in one region of Fulvia fulva chromosome 9, complete sequence:
- a CDS encoding Magnesium transporter protein 1: MRVRQLIATALLPLTALAAKKTPAERFDAAVAKAQPINLDDKSYDALTKAPRDYSAAILLTAMDARFGCQLCNEFQPEWELLGKSWTKGDKNKESRLVFGTLDFMDGKGTFQSLQLQTAPVLLLFHPTTGPHARPNKPLERLDFNTGINKADTVHHWLSRQLPDRPHPALVRPINYVKIAVTVTAVLGAGTFLTVAAPYLLPIIQNRNLWAAISLIAVLLFTSGHMFNHIRKVPYVQADGKGGVSYFAGGFQSQFGLETQIVAAMYGVLSFATISLALKVPRMTDPRAQQIAVFVWGGVILGMYSFLLSVFRIKNGGYPFWLPPF; this comes from the exons ATGAGGGTGCGTCAACTCATAGCAACGGCGTTACTGCCACTCACTGCCCTAGCGGCGAAGAAGACTCCGGCCGAGCGATTCGATGCAGCAGTCGCGAAAGCACAACCCATCAATCTCGACGACAAGAGCTACGATGCTCTCACCAAAGCTCCACGCGACTATTCTGCTGCGATCCTCTTGACTGCCATGGACGCAAGATTTGGATGTCAATTGTGTAACGAATTCCAGCCAGAGTGGGAATTGCTAGGAAAGTCATGGACGAAGGGCGACAAGAATAAGGAGTCGAGGCTGGTCTTTGGCACGCTGGACTTCATGGACGGCAAGGGCACCTTCCAGTCG CTTCAACTGCAAACAGCACCAGTCCTGCTTCTCTTCCACCCAACTACTGGTCCACACGCCAGGCCGAACAAGCCGTTGGAGAGACTGGACTTCAACACCGG CATCAACAAGGCCGATACAGTCCACCACTGGCTTTCGCGCCAACTGCCAGACCGTCCTCACCCAGCTCTTGTTCGACCGATCAACTACGTCAAGATTGCAGTCACAGTCACCGCTGTACTTGGTGCTGGCACCTTCTTGACTGTCGCTGCGCCATATCTCCTGCCGATTATTCAGAACCGCAACCTATGGGCAGCCATCAGCTTGATTGCTGTGCTTCTATTCACAAGCGGACACATGTTCAACCATATCAGGAAGGTGCCATATGTTCAGGCTGATGGCAAGGGCGGCGTCAGCTACTTTGCAGGTGGCTTCCAGAGCCAGTTTGGTCTTGAGACACAGATCGTTGCAGCCATGT ACGGAGTTCTCTCCTTCGCGACGATCAGCCTTGCACTCAAGGTCCCGCGCATGACAGACCCACGAGCACAACAGATCGCAGTCTTCGTCTGGGGTGGTGTCATCCTTGGCATGTACTCCTTCCTACTCAGCGTCTTCCGCATAAAGAACGGCGGCTACCCCTTCTGGCTGCCACCTTTCTAG
- a CDS encoding Nitrilase, which produces MASWLPKVKVAACNVAPVFLDTPKTIQKTISLIREAAHNRADLVVFPETYIPAFPLWAAVSAPIDNHAFFHKLAEQSIHIDGKEIKTLQQECASSKLFAHVGFNERSKASLGCIWNSSVLINDQGEIVNHARKLVPTFFEKCVWALGDGEGLKVVDTGRCGRVGSLICGENTNPLARWTLMAQGEQVHISTWPAVWPTRRPVTSTVVPGEEKVGKQYDNIAANRTRSAAHCFEAKCFGVLCSGFMDKAMRDAIVKATPSAAETLDSLTQGASLFLDPTGAQVGEMVQGEEGIAYAELDLSECVEGKQFHDVVGG; this is translated from the exons ATGGCCAGCTGGCTTCCAAAAGTCAAAGTAGCCG CCTGCAACGTCGCCCCCGTCTTCCTAGACACTCCAAAGACCATCCAGAAGACCATCTCCCTCATCCGCGAAGCAGCCCATAACCGCGCAGACCTCGTCGTCTTCCCAGAGACTTACATCCCCGCCTTTCCCCTCTGGGCCGCCGTCTCCGCTCCCATTGACAACCACGCTTTCTTCCACAAATTAGCGGAGCAAAGTATCCACATCGACGGCAAAGAAATCAAAACTCTCCAGCAAGAATGCGCCAGTTCGAAACTTTTCGCGCATGTGGGTTTCAATGAAAGGTCGAAGGCAAGTTTGGGGTGTATTTGGAATAGTAGTGTGTTAATCAACGATCAAGGAGAGATTGTGAATCATGCCCGTAAGCTGGTTCCTACGTTTTTCGAGAAATGTGTCTGGGCGCTTGGGGATGGGGAGGGGTTGAAAGTGGTTGATACGGGGCGGTGTGGAAGGGTTGGTAGTTTGATTTGTGGGGAGAATACGAATCCCCTCGCACGGTGGACGTTGATGGCGCAGGGGGAGCAGGTGCATATTTCGACTTGGCCGGCGGTCTGGCCGACGAGACGACCTGTCACGAGTACTGTAGTGCCTGGAGAGGAGAAGGTCGGGAAGCAGTATGACAACATCGCGGCTAACCGGACGAGATCTGCGGCGCATTGCTTTGAGGCGAAGTGTTTTGGGGTCTTGTGTTCGGGGTTTATGGATAAGGCTATGAGGGATGCTATCGTGAAGGCTACGCCTAGTGCTGCTGAGACGCTGGATAGTCTTACGCAGGGTGCTAGTCTTTTCTTGGATCCGACGGGTGCGCAGGTTGGGGAGATGGTGCAGGGTGAGGAGGGCATTGCGTATGCTGAGTTGGATCTGAGCGAGTGTGTTGAGGGGAAGCAGTTCCATGAT GTCGTTGGCGGGTAA
- a CDS encoding Ammonium transporter MEP3: MSYSWIGAPTPFNGTNPDLGGDSNTENLNQWFSPGDQAYIIVASAMVLVMVPGLAFLYSGLARRKSALSMIFACLGSSSIITFQWYFWGYSLAFSQYATNGFIGDLKKFGLMNTLAMPSPGSALIPDLLYAFYQMQFCAVTAAIVMGAVAERGRLMPALVWIFFWATLVYCPIACWVWNVNGWAFKWGVLDYAGGGPVEIGSGLSALAYSMVLGRRQEKMMLNFRPHNVSLITLGTVLLWFGWLGFNGGSAFGANLRAVMACWNSNITAMFAAITWVLLDWRLARKWSMVGWCSGTISGLVAATPASGFITPWASVALGIATGVIANFSTKIKYWIKIDDSMDVFAEHGVAGIVGLLFNAVFAAPYIIGLDGVNTGAFEGGWINHNWKQMYMQIAYIAACSAYAFVMSAILAYAVNYIPGLKLRASEEAELLGMDDDQLGEFAYDYVEVRRDYLAWTPASNDPAADEAAIPQGDRHGIQAHSEMLEGKDPAGSEGSSDGHAHTGIGGDRHGVAYEEMEKSRREKEKGGH, encoded by the exons ATGTCGTACTCCTGGATCGGCGCGCCAACGCCGTTCAATGGCACAAATCCAGATCTCGGTGGTGATTCGA ACACCGAAAACTTGAACCAATGGTTCAGCCCTGGTGACCAGGCCTACATCATCGTGGCTTCCGCCATGGTGTTGGTCATGGTACCCGGTCTCGCCTTCCTCTACTCCGGTCTTGCACGAAGAAAGTCAGCGTTGAGCATGATTTTCGCCTGTTTAGGATCTTCCTCGATCATCACATTTCAATGGTACTTCTGGGGATACTCATTGGCTTTCAGCCAATATGCGACGAACGGTTTCATCGGAGACTTGAAGAAGTTTGGTCTCATGAACACACTGGCCATGCCAAGTCCTGGAAGCGCCCTCATCCCGGATCTTCTCTACGCCTTTTACCAGATGCAGTTCTGCGCAGTCACTGCTGCCATTGTCATGGGCGCCGTTGCTGAGCGTGGACGCCTGATGCCTGCGCTCGTGTGGATCTTCTTCTGGGCAACGCTCGTCTACTGCCCCATCGCATGCTGGGTATGGAACGTCAACGGCTGGGCATTCAAATGGGGTGTCCTTGACTACGCTGGTGGAGGTCCCGTCGAGATCGGCTCCGGTCTCTCTGCTCTCGCCTACTCGATGGTCCTCGGTCGACGACAAGAGAAGATGATGCTGAACTTTCGCCCACACAACGTGTCGCTCATCACTCTGGGCACTGTCCTGCTCTGGTTCGGATGGTTGGGCTTCAACGGTGGATCTGCTTTCGGTGCCAACCTCCGTGCTGTCATGGCCTGCTGGAACTCCAACATCACCGCCATGTTTGCCGCCATCACTTGGGTTCTCCTCGATTGGCGTCTTGCCCGCAAGTGGTCGATGGTCGGCTGGTGTTCCGGAACGATCTCTGGTCTCGTTGCTGCTACCCCAGCATCTGGTTTCATCACCCCATGGGCGTCCGTTGCCCTCGGCATCGCCACCGGTGTCATTGCCAACTTTAGCACAAAGATCAAGTACTGGATCAAGATTGACGACTCGATGGATGTGTTCGCTGAGCACGGTGTCGCTGGTATCGTCGGTCTTCTCTTCAACGCTGTCTTCGCTGCACCATACATCATCGGTCTCGACGGCGTTAACACTGGTGCTTTCGAGGGCGGCTGGATCAACCACAACTGGAAGCAGATGTACATGCAGATTGCCTACATCGCCGCGTGCAGCGCATATGCATTCGTCATGAGCGCCATTCTCGCATACGCCGTCAACTACATTCCAGGCCTTAAGCTCCGTGCTTCGGAAGAAGCGGAGCTTCTCGGCATGGATGACGACCAGCTCGGCGAGTTCGCATACGACTACGTTGAGGTTCGTCGTGACTACCTGGCCTGGACACCCGCCAGCAACGACCCAGCAGCCGATGAGGCCGCCATCCCACAAGGCGACCGACACGGCATCCAAGCACACAGCGAAATGCTCGAGGGCAAGGACCCGGCTGGCAGCGAAGGCAGCAGTGACGGCCACGCACACACTGGCATCGGCGGCGACAGGCACGGTGTTGCATACGAAGAGATGGAGAAGTCGAGGAGGGAGAAAGAAAAGGGCGGTCACTAA
- a CDS encoding Alkali-sensitive linkage protein 1, with amino-acid sequence MRTSIVASILSLPLALAEQAVLTSTKRGLVYVETENKKDDHFWTSASDIRWYYNYESEPTSQLNNKLEFVPMLWGAGSDSNFYTTVKDLKDGGMNVSYVLAFDEPDGCGQVYGGSCVDAQTAAEMWKQQIEPLKDLGIKLGGPTVTSAPTGFTWLQNFFMQCAGGCSVDFLPVHYYGDFQGLASHIGQVNATYQNISTMWVTEYGLPNQDLEVAQDFYNQSSAFLNRVPYIQRYSYFGSFRSDVSNVGPNAAMLTQKGELTDIGAWYLGDAVAATGNIPKGDAVQLAKFAGWMMMVVAVSFYCIA; translated from the coding sequence ATGCGCACCTCCATCGTCGCATCCATACTTTCCCTCCCACTCGCCCTCGCTGAACAAGCAGTCCTCACCTCCACCAAACGCGGCCTTGTCTACGTCGAGACCGAGAATAAGAAAGATGATCACTTCTGGACCTCTGCCTCGGACATAAGATGGTACTACAATTACGAGTCAGAGCCGACCAGCCAACTCAACAACAAGCTCGAATTCGTGCCAATGCTTTGGGGCGCGGGCAGCGATAGCAATTTCTACACAACAGTCAAGGACCTCAAGGATGGAGGGATGAACGTCTCCTACGTCCTCGCCTTCGACGAACCAGATGGGTGTGGACAGGTCTATGGCGGAAGCTGTGTAGACGCGCAGACTGCGGCCGAAATGTGGAAACAGCAGATCGAGCCATTGAAGGACTTGGGTATCAAGCTTGGTGGTCCTACTGTCACATCTGCGCCGACGGGGTTCACGTGGTTACAGAACTTCTTCATGCAATGTGCTGGAGGATGCTCAGTGGACTTCTTGCCTGTGCATTACTATGGAGACTTCCAAGGGTTGGCGAGCCATATTGGACAGGTCAATGCCACATACCAGAATATCTCGACAATGTGGGTGACGGAGTATGGACTCCCGAACCAGGATCTCGAAGTCGCGCAGGACTTTTACAACCAGAGCAGTGCTTTCTTGAACCGTGTGCCATATATCCAGCGATACTCGTACTTTGGATCTTTCCGGTCGGATGTATCGAATGTCGGACCCAACGCCGCAATGCTCACGCAAAAGGGCGAGTTGACGGATATCGGTGCTTGGTACTTGGGCGATGCCGTTGCTGCGACTGGTAACATTCCAAAGGGCGATGCTGTGCAATTAGCGAAGTTTGCAGGGTGGATGATGATGGTTGTTGCTGTGTCGTTCTACTGCATCGCATAG
- a CDS encoding putative mannan endo-1,4-beta-mannosidase C, translated as MLPVATLLSLALVGSAVAVPKAKAPPAGFVTTAGTKFQLDGKDFYFAGSNAYYFPFNNNQTDVELGMRAAKNAGLTVFRTWGFNDKNVTYSATGLPQYGAEGAGSTDVVFQRFANGKSTIDLTAFDKVVNAATQTGIKLVVCMTNNWADYGGMDVYTVNLGGKYHDDFYRLPAIKDAYKRYAKAVVTRYKNSPAIMAWELANEPRCQADGVRNLPRSENCTPDILTSWMDEMSTYIKSLDPNHLVTTGSEGGYNIPSNPDGFYNGYDGGDFEKELKLKNIDFNTFHTYPDWWSKTVQWANQWIKDHAATGQEVGKPVVHEEYGWLTPAARLEYLGKTAAANETRVNVLGLWQNTTLALKVSDMYWQFGYSGFSYGRNHNDGFTIYLDE; from the exons ATGTTGCCAGTCGCTACTCTCCTCTCTCTGGCACTCGTCGGCAGTGCGGTAGCAGTCCCAAAGGCAAAGGCACCTCCAGCTGGTTTCGTCACAACTGCAGGAACCAAGTTCCAACTGGACGGCAAAGACTTCTACTTCGCCGGTAGCAATGCCTACTACTTTCCCTTCAACAACAATCAGACAGATGTCGAACTTGGCATGCGCGCTGCAAAGAATGCTGGCCTGACCGTGTTCCGGACCTGGGGCTTCAATGACAAGAACGTAACATACTCAGCGACAGGCCTGCCACAGTATGGCGCAGAAGGCGCAGGTTCCACCGATGTCGTCTTCCAGAGATTCGCCAATGGCAAGTCGACGATTGACCTGACCGCATTCGACAAGGTAGTCAACGCAGCAACACAGACTGGCATCAAGCTTGTCGTGTGTATGACGAACAACTGGGCAGACTATGGTGGCATGGACGTCTACACTGTGAATTTGGGCGGCAAGTATCATGACGAC TTCTACCGCTTGCCCGCGATCAAGGATGCGTACAAGAGATATGCTAAGGCCGTGGTCACACGCTACAAGAACAGCCCAGCGATCATGGCATGGGAGCTTGCAAATGAGCCTCGCTGTCAAGCCGATGGGGTCCGCAACCTTCCACGCAGTGAGAATTGCACACCGGACATACTGACCTCCTGGATGGACGAGATGAGCACATACATCAAATCGCTCGATCCGAATCACCTTGTCACTACTGGATCTGAAGGTGGCTACAATATCCCCAGCAACCCCGACGGCTTCTACAATGGCTATGATGGTGGTGATTTCGAGAAGGAGCTGAAGTTGAAGAACATTGACTTCAACACTTTCCACACTTACCCAGATTGGTGGAGCAAGACCGTGCAGTGGGCGAACCAGTGGATCAAGGATCATGCTGCGACGGGACAGGAAGTGGGCAAGCCAGTCGTTCACGAAGAGTATGGCTGGCTTACACCCGCTGCGCGTCTCGAATATCTCGGTAAGACAGCTGCAGCCAACGAAACGCGTGTCAACGTATTGGGTCTATGGCAGAACACCACCTTGGCCCTGAAGGTGTCAGACATGTACTGGCAGTTCGGTTACTCCGGATTCTCGTATGGCAGGAACCATAATGATGGTTTCACGATCTATCTTGATGAGTAA